From Zea mays cultivar B73 chromosome 3, Zm-B73-REFERENCE-NAM-5.0, whole genome shotgun sequence:
TTTGCTACTATCAAGAGGTATTAGTTATTTCGAGAAAAAAAGAGGTATTAGTTATATTGATTGTTGTATTGACTCATAATGTAGGGTCCATATGACCTTGGAGTACCTTAGAAAAAAAAATCCAATTATGATAACTATGATGCATTCCTGAATGTATAGTTTTTGGGCACCACTAGCATCACCATTTTCTATTTCTAGCTTAGAATCCTAATATACTGAATGTGCAGCGATAGCCTTTTTGCTATTTTAGTATTGGTCTGATCTACTATGGAATTTTAATTATAAAATATTTGTCAAATTAATATACCCAATTGTGTCCTTCATGATATATAGTTATGTACATTTGTTTACAGGAAATAAAATCTATAGTTTGAGTTTAGAGTGGTAAGGTGATAATACTGGCCAACGttctctttaaatactactccatccggtttcctattagttgtcgttttggataaggttcgagtcaaacttataaaattttgactacaaataactattttgttatttagttttggaacctaatatttatatgcaccaatttgtcataaaaagtacttttataaaagtataaatgtattaagagttcatttgtattttaacgaaaaacattggtcaaagttatattttggagaccgtgtcattgtcctaaacgacaactaataggaaaccggagggagtaCACCAAAATTATTATTTGCTGGATATGTAATGCTTTTGGTTCTTCtgtttgtcttcagtgggctaccAAACCAAACCGTTTACTGAATCTTTTGTCGGGACAAGCGACAGATACCTACTTGATCAGGTGGCGAACATAGCTGAATCCTACAAAAATAAGCTCCAACAAGTTATAGAGATGCTCCACAATGTTAAGGTAAAATGCCTTCATCTATCTATTCTATACGGACATATTATTCTTCTGTAGAAAATGTAAGCATGCCTATCTTTATCCCTAGTTTCATGCAATCACTTTTCAATGAGAAATCTGGATAACAAGGCGATATACTAGTTACATTAGTAACCTTGAAATACTTTCTACATTCTGACACTACAAAATTTTATCAGATTACTGTGACCCTCAAGATAACCCCGGGAGCACCTGCAAAGGTTTTCATTATCCATGAAGTAAATTCCAGCAAAGCTTCTTGGGTTGTCCTAGATAGGTTTGTACATCATTTGTTGTTCAAACGTATATGACAGGCTAACACCTGAACGGAAGTTCCCATATTTTTCTGGGTACTTGAGGTAATATTGAATTTAGAATAAACTTTACAGGCACTTCCGGAGAGATTTCAAGCACTTAGAAAAGCACATAGCTTGCAAAGTTGCGACATTTCAGGATCACTTACAAGTGCAATCCTTGAGGTCAATACGAACAAATCCATCAAACAAAAGCACATATGAATTGGAGGACCTGCAACGTTTTGCGGTCACGATGGATCTGAGTTCTGAAACAGTAAATGGTGACACTCGCAAGGTATCAATCAGGTCGTCGCCTGTAAGCTACCTTGCCTCTCTGAACAAGCACGAGATCCATGAGACCTCCAGCGTGGCTGCATGCAGCATGCCATACTTCAGTGGCATGTCTCTCACAATTGACGATATGGAATCCCTACCTAATGGTGAGATGACTTTTCTTCACTAAACCATGATTAAAAAAAAGCTGGCAGTGCAGATGACAGAAAACTACTGGTAGTCCTTGTAACTGTGATAGCTAATTCACGTAGAACTGATGATTTATTTAATGTTTTCTAAAACTAAAAAGAACAACAGTGATTTGCTGGCTGCTATCATTTTACTTGATGTTACAAGGCTACTCATATTATATTATATCATACCATATAAACAGTAATACCATATGTGGTCTTGTGATCCTTTTCCAGAAAAATACGAAGATAAAATGAGCTCCCAATATGATTCATCAGAAAGGCCAGTTTTGTGCATTGGCTGCGGTCTAAAATCAGTTCTGTACATAAAGGAATCCATGAAATTCCCATTCTCGGAGATTCAAACTGCAACATCGGATTTTTCAAGTGAAAATTTGCTGGGTGAGGGTGGATTTGGGCATGTGTACAAGGGCCAGCTCAAGGATGGTCAGGTCATTGCAGCCAAGGTGCACAAAGAAGCTAGCTCACAGGGTTATACTGAATTCTTCTCGGAAGTGCAAGTTCTCAGTTTTGCTCGACACCGAAATATTGTCATGCTGCTTGGGTACTGCTGCAAAGAAAGCTATAACATCTTGGTGTATGAGTATATATGCAACAATTCTCTCGAGTGGCATTTATTTGGTATGTGGTTGATATGCTTAAAACTTCAAAAGAATAATAATGCGATGATGACAGGCTTACTTTGCTCTTGTTACTTGGTGGAAACAGACAAGTCGGCAAGCTTATTAGAGTGGCACAAGAGGTATGCTATTGCTATTGGTATAGCAAAAGGGCTGCGATTTCTACACGAGGAATGTCGTGCTGGTCCAATCATTCATCGCGATTTGCGTCCAAGCAATGTACTCTTGACGCATGACTTTGTTCCTATGGTGAGATTTAGTAACTAGGTATCGATACATGTCTAGATGCAAATGTATTCTAAATTCTGATTATAGAAGTGCTGTCTTTCACAGCTTGGTGACTTTGGTCTTGCAAAATGGAAGGCTGGCGGTGACAACATCCAGACAAGGATTCTGGGTCAAACAGGGTCTGGATAAACTTCACCTGACAGAGCTATCGGCTAATTCTTCCATTCTATGTTATCCGTTTTTTTATAATGAGTGATTTTCTGTCATGTCCAACAGATACTTGGCGCCTGAGTATGCTCAGTATGGCATGGTTTCTGTCAGAACGGATGTCTACGCCTTTGGGATTGTTCTTTTCCAGCTGATATCTGGTCGAAAGGTGCTTGATGACCATGGAGGGCAGTGCACACATATATTGCAATGGGTATTATTCATAGTGAATTCTGCTTATACTTCTGTTTATATACTTACAAGTTACAATACATCCGCACGGTCCAATTTCAATTTCCAATACGTCAACAAAAATTTCAGGCAGAGCCATTGGTCGAAAGCCTTGCACTTCACGAACTAATTGATGATCGCATTAAAGATACAAACGATACATATGGGTTGTATCATCTAGCCAAAATTGCATATCTTTGTGCCAGGCCAAACCCAGAGCAGCGGCCTTCTATGGGAGAGGTTAGTTTAGAAAATTGTTATATTACCTGATATTGTTGTGAAATCTCGATTGGTAATCTCAGAATGTTATGACAAGTTCATTTTATCTCTGGGCAAGCAGGTTGTTCGCCTTATTGAGATAGAAACTGAACATATCAGGGATTTGTCACGACAATTCATCCCTCATTTCATGAAGTGATGAAATAACCGAAGGGGATTTTGTGGTGTGAGCTGACTACTAAAGTATCTACGCTGCATTTCCACCGGGACAAAGTAAACTGAAATCCATACTCTCCATTCTTGTTGGTGATATTGTAACACTTGGCAGTTCGCTCTCTTTtgcctttcttcattttcttcttccaaCCATGTAAGgctttgttcggttattcctatgcTTTATGGATTAGAATGGATTGGAAAAAAATATGAAggattttgacttgctatggatttaaTCCCACCTAATCccttccaatccatatggattgatagGAAACCCAACAGGCCCTAACAGTGTGCACATGGGGTTACTGCACCTTTTTTTTCTTGCTCCTTTCTTCTCTTTGTAAATGAAACACCTTCTTCTCAGAGTGTTGCCATAGGTGTCTCCTGGCCTTGCCACTTTTCTAGAATGTAATGCCACTGTGTAATTGACTGGCTGTTGAAGAATTTGGGAGGACGCGAAAGATGAGTGATCTAGTTTTTGTAGTGCGCTATTTCATTGAACCATCTTCTCTGACAAGGTTGATGGAGAACACTTATATTTATTATACTGCTTATCCAGTTAGCCACTTAGCCCTTCAACATCTATACCAGCAGAGTGAGCGACGCTCATGACCTAAAAAGCAAGGGCCTTAATTTTCGCCGCATGTAAACTACACAGTTCATGGACAGAAAGTTCTGAATATGATAAGACGTTGAATTATATTGTCACTTTTTTCCTGATCACAATTGAACGAGTTTCTGCAAAAAGTCGACAGATGAAAGTTGTGGATCCTCCAATCATCCTTAAAGTTAAAAGCAACAAATAGACCTGACGCGTTGCTATCTGCCGTCCTTTTCCTAGCCCCTGCAAGTAGACATTGAGACAATCATTCTGCTCAGAAGAATGCCAATGAATTCTGACCATCGTTAGCCACTCGGACTGTTCCAGCGATTTGGATATGGATTTGGAGGGGATCAGATGCCTTCTTactaagtgactgcggtcatttcgaccttgtcAACTGagacgcgcgtgtcaggataaggtgtcaggtgatcagtgttattaaaactacgtttaaacgatgTTTAAACTATGTTTAAACGTCAAAACTCTAATTAGAGGTTGAAATCACGTTTTAGCGTTTTGGCGTTCTAAACTGTAAAACGCAGAGTTTTATGCATTTTAGACCATTAGCTATTTTTGGGCCCGGTCTATTAGTTACTTTAGGGGTTCAATCCagctcatgggtgaagttttggtaagccactaacctctctgttttggtatttaacttcatATTATTGTCTGAAATTACGATATATTAGTATTTTTCgtatgttgtttaaaactacaTTTAGACA
This genomic window contains:
- the LOC118476721 gene encoding inactive protein kinase SELMODRAFT_444075 isoform X1 codes for the protein MYAAISRIYSAARRRLEAFITALPGSHDGCGGSRRGSHRHRQRRRWSSPFRTPLGSPMSMSSIIGAADEQATPASSGAAYATPQGETATPSVILASPLPPPQMVVVALDATRDHRDDEIKTAFRNLVERGDILRARDSLLVLGVLHSITHPSEDHLWNITTLGYQTKPFTESFVGTSDRYLLDQVANIAESYKNKLQQVIEMLHNVKITVTLKITPGAPAKVFIIHEVNSSKASWVVLDRHFRRDFKHLEKHIACKVATFQDHLQVQSLRSIRTNPSNKSTYELEDLQRFAVTMDLSSETVNGDTRKVSIRSSPVSYLASLNKHEIHETSSVAACSMPYFSGMSLTIDDMESLPNEKYEDKMSSQYDSSERPVLCIGCGLKSVLYIKESMKFPFSEIQTATSDFSSENLLGEGGFGHVYKGQLKDGQVIAAKVHKEASSQGYTEFFSEVQVLSFARHRNIVMLLGYCCKESYNILVYEYICNNSLEWHLFDKSASLLEWHKRYAIAIGIAKGLRFLHEECRAGPIIHRDLRPSNVLLTHDFVPMLGDFGLAKWKAGGDNIQTRILGQTGYLAPEYAQYGMVSVRTDVYAFGIVLFQLISGRKVLDDHGGQCTHILQWAEPLVESLALHELIDDRIKDTNDTYGLYHLAKIAYLCARPNPEQRPSMGEVVRLIEIETEHIRDLSRQFIPHFMK
- the LOC118476721 gene encoding inactive protein kinase SELMODRAFT_444075 isoform X2; its protein translation is MYAAISRIYSAARRRLEAFITALPGSHDGCGGSRRGSHRHRQRRRWSSPFRTPLGSPMSMSSIIGAADEQATPASSGAAYATPQGETATPSVILASPLPPPQMVVVALDATRDHRDDEIKTAFRNLVERGDILRARDSLLVLGVLHSITHPMGYQTKPFTESFVGTSDRYLLDQVANIAESYKNKLQQVIEMLHNVKITVTLKITPGAPAKVFIIHEVNSSKASWVVLDRHFRRDFKHLEKHIACKVATFQDHLQVQSLRSIRTNPSNKSTYELEDLQRFAVTMDLSSETVNGDTRKVSIRSSPVSYLASLNKHEIHETSSVAACSMPYFSGMSLTIDDMESLPNEKYEDKMSSQYDSSERPVLCIGCGLKSVLYIKESMKFPFSEIQTATSDFSSENLLGEGGFGHVYKGQLKDGQVIAAKVHKEASSQGYTEFFSEVQVLSFARHRNIVMLLGYCCKESYNILVYEYICNNSLEWHLFDKSASLLEWHKRYAIAIGIAKGLRFLHEECRAGPIIHRDLRPSNVLLTHDFVPMLGDFGLAKWKAGGDNIQTRILGQTGYLAPEYAQYGMVSVRTDVYAFGIVLFQLISGRKVLDDHGGQCTHILQWAEPLVESLALHELIDDRIKDTNDTYGLYHLAKIAYLCARPNPEQRPSMGEVVRLIEIETEHIRDLSRQFIPHFMK